Proteins from one bacterium genomic window:
- a CDS encoding YebC/PmpR family DNA-binding transcriptional regulator: protein MSGHSKWSTIKRKKGAKDAARSKIWSRLAREVIVAAKIGGGDQEANARLRSAILAAKAANMPNANIERAIKRGTGEIEGAVYEEVNFEGYGPGGVAVLVETQTDNRNRTTSEVRHVFTRYNGNLGTNGCVSYLFERKGYVTLDASRVDMDTAMEAAIEIGAEDVEQEGDAIYVCTSFTDLNNVLQSLQDQGMPVSESEIVQEPTTTVRISGKDALTLMKLISAMDDLDDVSHVSANFDIDEAEMAEILENL, encoded by the coding sequence ATGTCCGGGCACTCCAAGTGGAGCACGATCAAGCGCAAGAAGGGCGCCAAGGACGCCGCCCGCAGCAAGATCTGGTCGCGTCTGGCCCGCGAGGTCATCGTCGCCGCCAAGATCGGCGGCGGTGATCAGGAAGCGAACGCGCGCCTGCGATCGGCCATCCTGGCGGCCAAGGCCGCCAATATGCCCAACGCCAACATCGAGCGCGCCATCAAGCGCGGCACCGGCGAGATAGAGGGCGCCGTCTACGAAGAGGTCAACTTCGAGGGCTACGGTCCCGGCGGCGTGGCCGTCCTGGTGGAGACACAGACCGACAACCGCAACCGGACTACCAGCGAGGTCCGGCACGTCTTCACCAGGTACAACGGCAATCTCGGGACGAACGGCTGCGTCTCGTACCTCTTCGAGCGCAAGGGGTACGTCACCCTGGACGCCTCGCGCGTGGACATGGACACGGCCATGGAGGCGGCCATCGAGATCGGTGCGGAGGACGTGGAACAGGAAGGCGACGCCATCTACGTGTGCACGTCCTTCACAGATCTCAACAACGTGCTGCAGTCGCTCCAGGACCAGGGTATGCCGGTGTCCGAATCCGAGATCGTCCAAGAGCCGACCACGACCGTCCGGATCTCCGGCAAGGATGCCCTGACCTTGATGAAGCTGATCTCCGCCATGGACGATCTCGACGACGTGTCGCACGTCTCGGCCAACTTCGACATCGACGAAGCGGAGATGGCGGAAATCCTGGAGAATCTTTGA
- a CDS encoding elongation factor G — MKTYAMDMIRNIALIAPHGVGKTSLADAMLHVTGKVGRRGSVDDGSSVFDYSDEEIEKKQTMSASLGWVEVGDTKINIIDTPGVNDFRCDMFCALEIVDGVLFGVKADGGLEVSSDALWRILRERGMPTMIVLTRMNKEHADFDKAIAEFNEHLGGTSVPVQLPIGSGESFKGVVDLLSNKAYEFDADGRPQPVDIPADMAGEAEAAREELMNAAAETDEALIEKFLEDGTLSDEDMLAGLTAGMVAGQVYPVFLTAADSEVGVKPLLDAVAKLIPTPAAKTELKGLKPGTDEETTVEIGSDKGGLAYAFKYQRETQGGDQTWLKVWSGGIKSGDNFSTSNGNSERIGQLSVAMGKGREKVDGACAGDIVLAAKLKNSPTGTTLYTSAAQIQLPAPQLPNPTSAEAITSATAGEEDKMGVGLNKLREEDPSFKIVQDGELSQTLLIGQGEMHLTTVLDRLKKQFGVTVERHRPRVAFKETIKATVEVQGRYKKQTGGRGQFGDVHLRLEPLPRGEDFEFANEIVGGVVPSKFIPAVEKGVRETMSRGVVAGYKMVDMRVALYFGSYHAVDSSENSFKAAARIALKKGVPDAKPTLLEPIMQVTIRVPESYMGDVMGDISSRRGQPQGMEAEGPIQVIKALVPQDEMYQYSTTLRAMTQGTGEFSMEFSHYAEVPGDVARQLIEAYAKSRTEDAD; from the coding sequence TTGAAGACCTATGCAATGGACATGATCCGTAACATCGCATTGATAGCTCCACACGGGGTGGGCAAGACGAGCCTGGCGGACGCCATGCTCCACGTGACGGGCAAGGTCGGGCGCCGGGGCAGCGTGGATGACGGCTCCTCCGTCTTCGACTACTCCGACGAGGAGATCGAGAAGAAGCAGACGATGTCCGCCAGCCTGGGCTGGGTCGAGGTCGGCGACACCAAGATCAACATCATCGACACCCCGGGCGTCAATGACTTCCGTTGCGACATGTTCTGCGCCCTCGAAATCGTCGACGGCGTGTTGTTCGGCGTGAAGGCGGACGGCGGTCTGGAGGTCTCCAGCGACGCCCTGTGGCGCATCCTGCGCGAGCGCGGGATGCCGACGATGATCGTGCTCACCCGCATGAACAAGGAGCACGCCGACTTCGACAAGGCCATCGCCGAGTTCAACGAGCATCTCGGCGGCACCTCGGTGCCGGTCCAGCTGCCCATCGGCAGCGGCGAGTCCTTCAAGGGCGTCGTGGACCTGCTGAGCAACAAGGCCTACGAGTTCGACGCCGACGGCAGGCCGCAACCCGTGGACATACCCGCCGACATGGCCGGCGAGGCCGAGGCCGCGCGTGAGGAACTCATGAACGCCGCCGCCGAGACCGACGAGGCGCTCATCGAGAAGTTCCTCGAGGACGGGACCCTCAGCGACGAGGACATGCTGGCCGGATTGACCGCCGGCATGGTCGCCGGCCAGGTGTATCCGGTCTTCCTGACGGCTGCCGACTCCGAGGTCGGCGTCAAGCCCTTGCTCGACGCCGTGGCGAAGCTCATCCCGACCCCCGCCGCCAAGACCGAACTGAAGGGTCTGAAACCAGGCACCGATGAGGAGACGACGGTGGAGATAGGCTCCGACAAGGGCGGGCTGGCCTACGCCTTCAAGTACCAGCGCGAGACCCAGGGCGGCGACCAGACCTGGCTCAAGGTCTGGAGCGGCGGGATCAAGTCGGGCGACAATTTCAGCACGTCCAACGGCAACAGCGAGCGTATCGGTCAGCTCAGCGTGGCCATGGGCAAGGGACGCGAAAAGGTCGACGGTGCGTGCGCCGGCGACATCGTCCTGGCCGCCAAGTTGAAGAACAGCCCCACCGGTACGACGCTCTACACCAGCGCCGCCCAGATCCAGTTGCCGGCGCCGCAACTGCCCAATCCCACCAGTGCCGAGGCGATCACCTCGGCTACCGCCGGTGAAGAGGACAAGATGGGCGTCGGCCTGAACAAGCTCAGGGAGGAGGATCCCTCCTTCAAGATCGTCCAGGACGGCGAGTTGAGCCAGACTCTGCTGATCGGCCAGGGCGAAATGCATCTGACGACCGTTCTCGACCGTCTGAAGAAGCAGTTCGGCGTGACGGTCGAGCGCCATCGCCCCCGGGTTGCCTTCAAGGAGACCATCAAGGCCACGGTGGAGGTCCAGGGCCGCTACAAGAAGCAGACCGGCGGGCGCGGCCAGTTCGGCGACGTGCACCTGCGCCTCGAGCCGCTGCCCCGGGGCGAGGACTTCGAATTCGCGAACGAGATCGTGGGCGGGGTGGTGCCGTCGAAGTTCATCCCGGCCGTGGAGAAGGGCGTGCGCGAGACGATGTCCAGGGGCGTGGTGGCCGGTTACAAGATGGTCGACATGAGGGTCGCCCTCTACTTCGGCTCCTACCACGCCGTGGATTCCAGCGAGAACAGCTTCAAGGCCGCTGCGCGCATCGCCCTGAAGAAGGGCGTGCCCGACGCCAAGCCGACCCTGCTCGAACCGATCATGCAGGTTACGATCCGCGTACCCGAGTCCTACATGGGTGATGTGATGGGCGACATCTCCAGCCGCCGGGGACAGCCCCAGGGCATGGAGGCCGAGGGTCCCATCCAGGTGATCAAGGCCCTGGTGCCCCAGGACGAGATGTACCAGTATTCGACCACCCTGCGCGCCATGACCCAGGGCACGGGTGAATTCTCCATGGAGTTCAGCCACTACGCCGAGGTGCCGGGCGATGTAGCCAGGCAGCTCATCGAGGCCTACGCGAAGAGCCGGACCGAGGACGCCGACTGA